From one Orcinus orca chromosome 10, mOrcOrc1.1, whole genome shotgun sequence genomic stretch:
- the LOC117200624 gene encoding probable E3 ubiquitin-protein ligase makorin-1 isoform X3: MDKVWDKPEAKRIFGILPNCSHPHCLGCLRTWRKSRGDFPLGVIKACPQCRVPSSYIIPCKFWVSKGPKKEQLIRNFKARTSQIRCRFFMRGNGRCPFKSDCIYLHQLPDKAPTSDPPWPGSMQLASVVGKTAFLGGTEPEEEVFFMDCALTMAFWGSELLLDPNSSYHCLL, from the exons ATGGACAAGGTGTGGGACAAGCCAGAGGCCAAGCGGATTTTTGGCATCCTGCCCAACTGCAGCCACCCCCACTGCCTGGGCTGCCTGCGTACCTGGCGGAAGAGCCGAGGGGACTTCCCGCTGGGTGTCATCAA GGCCTGTCCCCAGTGCCGTGTCCCTTCCAGCTACATCATTCCCTGCAAATTCTGGGTGAGCAAGGGGCCTAAGAAGGAACAACTCATCAGGAACTTCAAGGCTCGGACCAG CCAGATTCGATGCCGGTTCTTCATGCGGGGGAATGGCCGCTGCCCCTTCAAGTCGGACTGCATTTACCTGCACCAGCTCCCAGATAAGGCCCCGACTTCTGATCCTCCCTGGCCCGGGAGTATGCAGCTGGCCTCT GTGGTGGGCAAAACAGCGTTCCTAGGGGGCACCGAGCCAGAGGAGGAAGTGTTCTTCATGGACTGTGCCCTGACCATGGCCTTCTGGGGTTCAGAACTCCTCCTGGACCCCAACAGTTCTTACCACTGCCTCCTGTAA